DNA sequence from the Chitinivibrionales bacterium genome:
CGCGAGGAACAGAGCCAGGTAGGAACCGATCATGAAGATGTCGCCGTGCGCGAAGTTGATGAGCCTGAGCACGCCGTACACCATGGTGTAGCCGAGCGCGATAAGGGCGTAAATGCTGCCCAGTTGGAGGGCGTTGAGGGATTGATGGAAGAATGAAATCATTTCATTGGATTGACTGAATCAAAATAGGTAAACGCATCATTTTTTATCTGAATGACCACGGCGCTTTTCGACGGCGAGCCGGAACCCAGCGTGAATTTCATGACACCGGTCACGCCGCCGAATTCGCTGAGGGTCGAAAGCTTGGAAAGAACTTTTGCCGGATCGTCACTGCCGGCCTTCCGGATGCTTTCGATGAGCATGCCCATTGCGTCGTAGGTGAGGGCGGCGACGTCGTCGGGCCGCGCGCCGAAACGGGCTTGATAATCGGCAATGAACTTTTTCGCCTTGTCGGTCGCCATGTCGGGCGCGTAATGCGTGGTGAAATACAAACCCTCCATGACGCCTTTGCCGAGTTTAAGGATTTCCTCCGAGCCCCACGAATCGCTGCCGACAACGGGCCCGCTGAACCCCTGCTGGCGCGCCTGCTGGATCTGCAGCGGCACCTCGTTGTAATAGTTGGGGAGAAACAGCACCTCGGCGCCCGACGCCTTGATTTTGGAGAGCTGTGCGGTAAAGTCCTTGTCGCCCGTTGAATAGGATTCAAAGGAAACCACGCTGCCGCCGACACGGGTGAATTCCGCCTTGAACACCTCGGCGATGCCCTTGTTGTATTCGGACGCCACATCGAACAGCACTGCCGCCTTCTTGAGGCCGAGCTTTTTAAAGACAAAGGCAGCCACGACCACGCCCTGGAAATCATCGGTGAAGCAGGCGCGAAACACGTGCTTCTTGTTTTCGGTGAGCTTGGGGTTTGTTGACCAAGGAGAAATCATGATGAGGTTGTTGCTTTCCGCGACAACCGCGGCCGGCACCGCGTTTCGGCTTGCGTTGGGGCCGATCATGGCAACCACTCTTCGGCTCACGAATTTCTGCGCCACCGCGGCCGCCGATTCCGCTTTGTCCTCATTGTCCTCAACGAGAAGCTCCACTTTTTTCGTTTTGTCGGCCAGCGCGATCCCGCCTTTGGCGTTAATCTCGTCAACGGCCATGGCGGCGGCGTTGACGCATGATTTTCCCACCACCGGGACCGAGCCGGTGAGTTCCGCGTTGATGCCGATCCGGATGGCGTCGGATTTGGAGCAGGAGGACAATAATAAAGCGAATGTTGACGGCAGGATAATTGCTAAAGCTCGCTTGATCATCGAAGGCCTTTTTCCATTAGAGATGACTGGGGATGAAGAAAACCGGAATTCATTGGAAAATAAAATAGGTAAGAATGGTTGGCATGGCAAGCAAAAGCAGGGAAGTGAAAAGTGGAGAATGTTTATGGATGATCAAGCGCTGATCACAGAGTCCCGTTTCTGCGTTTTTTCTTCGTGACCGGTTTTTCAATGCTCTTATATCTCACCCCGCGCACTAGCAGCACGCAGGAATCCGCGGAAATCGAAACAGCCTTCACCGCAGCCAAACTCCCCGAGCAGTCCATGACTTTTTCGCCGAATCGAAAGGCAGAGACATTTTTATCCATCACCTCGAATCGCCAGAACTCCGACCACTTTGTCGCCTCGAACATGGGAAACGGTGAAACGCATTTGCCGGAGCCGCACGACAGCACGCAGCCGGGACGGCAGGTAAAACACGCCTGCGATGAGTCGACGCCGTTTCTAAATGCGATGCGGTACGGCGCGAGTGATTGATCAGGCCTTTTGCACCAGACGTCGAACTCGAAAATACCTTTTGTCAATGATATGCCCTTGTTTGTTATCGATGATGATCTCTTGCCGCCGTCGATTTCCATTGCACCGTTATTGACCGCAGCATTGCCGCTTGATGCCCAGCCGTTCATGTCGCCGCCGTTGAACAATTCGGTCCAAGGAGAGCGGAGACCCTTAACGGAATCCCCGTCCAGCTTTTGCACTTTTAAATTTTTATACTTCAGGCCGTCCCTTTCGCCCTCGAGGCAGATCTGACCGTAACGGTAATGATCGTCGCGGAAACGGATAACTTCCTTTCCGCCAAGCTCCACGGTGAAATCCCGCCCATGCGCCGCAATCGAAAAATGCTGCCATGCATTGACGGGAAAAGGAACGATCCCGGGATTTGGCTGCGGCCTGAACGGAAAGCTGATGTGCCCGGATCCCGGCATGTCCGCGTCGATGTCCATTTCATAACCGCTCAGGTTGGGGAACCACGCGTTTCGGTCGCCGCGCACCACCACGCCGCCCTGGCTTTTCCCGTTGTAGAGAAAATCGCCCTCGAGCACGAAATCGACGAGCATGGCGTTATGGCCGATCCAGCCGTCGCTGCCCTCAAACACGCCGTCGCGGAAGCTCCATCTTTCGATGCCTTCAAATGCTCTGGTCGGTTTCCAGCACGAGGTGTCCATGAGCGAAGTGAAGGGGGCGGGTTTGGGGGCGGCTTTTTTGGGTTTCGCAAGAACGGGGAACAGCAGCAATAAAACAAGAACAATCGACGTGATTTTCATGATTGGTTCTAAAATAGATATTATGGCGGAGGCGTAGTTGACAAAAAGTTGAGGAAACTATATTTTCTCAATGGCAAATAGCTGTTGGTAAATAAAATTTACTAAATTTTGAAATGTAATTCCCGCGAAAGCGGGAATCCGCTCTTGATAATGGGATGGACTCCCGCTTTCGCGGGAGTGCCAACGCAGTGAAACATTAAAAAGAAGGGAATCATTCAGGCTTGCGTATCTATGATTTGATTTCACTGCCGCTGCGGAAAATACGCTATATCCCTCGAATTTACTTTGTCCTTGCCGCACTTCTTGTTTTCGTGCTCGTTTTCACCCACCGGCATGTTGAAAGCTGGAACGATGCGAGCCGCATGGCGCTCGCTGCCTCCATTGTCGAAAACGGGACCCTCAGCATTGATAAAAGCGTATTTGCGGTCACCGGCGACAAGGTTTTCATCAGGGGCCGTTTTTATTCCGATAAACCGCCGATCATGTCCTTTCTTGCCGCAATCATTTATTATCCCCTTTACAAACTCGGATTCACCATGACATTTCAGGATAATCCGGCGTATTATCTCATCACTTTTTTGTTGCAGGGCGTTGGATTGCTGCTCTGCGTGTTTTGTTTTTATCTGCTCCTCAGGGAATATCCGATGAGAGAATCGTATCAAGTCTTGATGGCAAGCGCATTGGCTTTTGCCTCGCTGCTGCTGCCGTGGTCGGTGGTCCTCAGCAACAA
Encoded proteins:
- a CDS encoding ABC transporter substrate-binding protein, coding for MIKRALAIILPSTFALLLSSCSKSDAIRIGINAELTGSVPVVGKSCVNAAAMAVDEINAKGGIALADKTKKVELLVEDNEDKAESAAAVAQKFVSRRVVAMIGPNASRNAVPAAVVAESNNLIMISPWSTNPKLTENKKHVFRACFTDDFQGVVVAAFVFKKLGLKKAAVLFDVASEYNKGIAEVFKAEFTRVGGSVVSFESYSTGDKDFTAQLSKIKASGAEVLFLPNYYNEVPLQIQQARQQGFSGPVVGSDSWGSEEILKLGKGVMEGLYFTTHYAPDMATDKAKKFIADYQARFGARPDDVAALTYDAMGMLIESIRKAGSDDPAKVLSKLSTLSEFGGVTGVMKFTLGSGSPSKSAVVIQIKNDAFTYFDSVNPMK
- a CDS encoding DUF1080 domain-containing protein yields the protein MKITSIVLVLLLLFPVLAKPKKAAPKPAPFTSLMDTSCWKPTRAFEGIERWSFRDGVFEGSDGWIGHNAMLVDFVLEGDFLYNGKSQGGVVVRGDRNAWFPNLSGYEMDIDADMPGSGHISFPFRPQPNPGIVPFPVNAWQHFSIAAHGRDFTVELGGKEVIRFRDDHYRYGQICLEGERDGLKYKNLKVQKLDGDSVKGLRSPWTELFNGGDMNGWASSGNAAVNNGAMEIDGGKRSSSITNKGISLTKGIFEFDVWCKRPDQSLAPYRIAFRNGVDSSQACFTCRPGCVLSCGSGKCVSPFPMFEATKWSEFWRFEVMDKNVSAFRFGEKVMDCSGSLAAVKAVSISADSCVLLVRGVRYKSIEKPVTKKKRRNGTL